CCGGTCCTGCGTGAGCGAACCGGTCGACGCCCGTACCGCCATGATCCGGCGGGCGGCGGCCAGCCGCCCGAACTCGGGGTGCAGCGCCGACTCCGTGCCGGCCGTGGCCACCCCCGTCTCCGTCTCAGGCATGCCCACCCCCGTCGACGGGCCTCACGTCCCCGGCCGGGGTGAAGGCGAAGCGGGTCGCGCTCTCCTCCCGGACCGCCTCGGCGAGCCGTCCCATCAGCAGCTTCTCGTCCGTCTTGCCGGTCGAGGAGACGCTGAGCTCGGGCGACCAGGCGATCACGCTGGGCATCATGTAGGCGGGCAGCAGCTCGGCGAGCCGCTTCTCCGCCGTCGCCACCGCCGCCCGGTCCGGTGCCATCACCACCAGGGCGATCACGTCGTGGCCCAGCCGGGGGACCAGCGCGACGGCCGCCCGCTCGACGCCGGGGCAGCTCAGCACGGTCTGCCGGATCTCGCCCAGATGGATCCGCCGGCCGGCGAGCTTCACCTCGTCGTCGTTCCGGCCCCGGAAGACGATGTCGCCGTTCTCGTCGTACGCGCAGAGGTCGCCGGTGCGGTAGTAGCGGACGCCGTCCACCTCGACCACGCGCCGGGCGGTCTCCTCCGGCCGGCCGAGGTAGCCGCGCATCACCTGCTCGCCGCCGATCCACAACTCCCCGACCCGGCCCGGCTCGTGGACCGGTGACCCGTCGTCCACGATCCGCGCCTCGACCCCGCGCAGCGGCCGGCCGATCGGATAGGAGCCGACGCGGTCCGGGTCCACCCGCACGATCTCGTGGGCGACACAGACGATCGTCGTCTCGGTCGGCCCGTAGACGTTGATCACCCGGACCTCGGGCAGGCCTTCCTTCCAGACGTTGATGACCCCCGGGTCGCAGACCTCCGCGCCCGTCATCACCATCTCCAGGCACGGGAAGTTCTCCCGGGTGACGTGCCGCCCGCCCTCGGTGATCATCGTCAACAGCGTGGAGACCGCGATCAGATGGGTGATCCGCTCGCGGGTGATCAACGCCCGCATGACCGCTCCGGCGTGCATCCCGCCGAACTGGTGGACGTACGCGCCCAGCGACAGCGGCAGCAGCGTGTCCTCGATCGACACGTCGAAGTGGAACGGCGAGAGGCTGAACACCCGCGAGGCGGGGGTGAACCGGAGCACCTCGTTGTGGTTCCCGAAGTACGCGACCAGGCTGGCGACGGTGATCTCCACGCCCTTGGGCTCACCCGTGGAGCCCGAGGTGAAGATGATGTACGCCGTGGAGTCGGGCCGGTGCGGCACGGTCGGCCACTCCCGCGCCGGGCCCGCGAGGACCGCGTCCAGCTCCGCCCGGCCGGCCCAGCGGACCCCGTCGGCGACCGGCGCCCGATCGTCGAGGGCCAGCACGATCCGCGCGTCGAGCCGTTCCAGCAGTCCGCGCAGCCGCGGCTCCGGGGCCGTGCCGTCGAGCGGCACGTAGACGGCGCCGCACTTCCACGCCGCGATCGCCAGCACCGGCATCAGCGCGCTCTTCTCGGCGAGGATCGCCACCCGGTCGTCCGGGCCGACGCCCTGCCCGGCCAGCCAGGCCGCGAGCGTGGTGGCCCGCTCCTCCAGTTCGGCGAAGGTCAGGCCGAGCCGGCCGTCGTGCAGGGCCGCGCGGTCCGGCCAGTTCGCCGCGGCCGCGCCGACCAGATCGCCGAGCGCGGGCGCCGGACCGGCCTGGTCGGCGGGGTCGATCGACCACGGCGGCAGCGGGGCCGGCGGGGCCTTCGGTTCGGGCGTCTTCGTCACGAGCCGTCACGCATCCCGACGTCGTAGGTGAAACGGACCTTCTCCTTGGAGCGGGCACCCATCCGCGCGTAGAAGCCGATGCCCGGCTCGTTGTCCCGCGGCGTCTGCCACTCCGCCCAGCCGCACCCCTCGGCCCGCGCGAACTCGCGCAGCCGCTCCAGGAAGACCCGTCCGAGCCCGAGCCCGCGGTACGCCTCCTGGAGGTACAGGCAGTCCATGTGGGCGAACCGGGCGGCGCTCCAGGTGGAGAATTCGACGGTCACCGTCATGAAGCCGCAGGGCTTCCCGCCGTCCAGCGCGAGCCACCCGTACACCGCGGGCCGCTCGCCGAAGAACGCCGTACGCCAGCGCTCCACCTGCCCGTCGTCGGCGAAGTCCGCCTTCTCGTACTCCGCGTGCTCGACGCAGAGCGCGAGCAGCGCCTCCAGCTGGTCCGGCTCGATCCGCCGGACCTCGATGTCGTGCCTCACGCCCACCCCTACACCCATCCCGAGAACGTCGTGTCCAGATACGCGTCGAGGGCCGCCCGGTCGACGCTGCCGCGCGCGAGCACCGTGTTCACCCAGGCGTCGCGCTCGAACTTCACGACCTCCAGCTCCCAGACGCAGGCGATCAGGTCGCGCTGGGCGAGGGGCGCGAAGACCACGTCCCCGCCGGCCCCGGGGACCGAGCCGCGCACCCAGTGCTTCAGCATGTCGGCGTCGTACCACTGGCTCACCAGCAGATACGTTCCTTCGGCTCCGTGGTGCAGGATCAGGAAGCCGGCCGGATGGTCGCCCTCGCCCGGGGGCTCGCTCAGCACCGTGGCCGCGTGCCGCTCCAGCCACTCCGGCTTCGGCAGCTCGCCGGCCCGCTCCGGGTCCGCGAACATCGCGTAGGCCTTCAGCGTCCGCCCGTTCACGTGCACCGGCGGGAGCGCCCTCACCAGGCGCGGTGTGTAGGTCAGTGGGTTCATCCGGCGGCGTTCCCCGTCCACGGGTCCCGCTCCCTGTCGATCACGTGCCCTTCGCCTCCCAGCTGTCTCGGATCAGCGGTACGGAAGTGCATGGAACAACGCGCAGAACTGTCCTGCGCCCCGCCGTGCCGCATGGTGCCGGCCTGCGGTTCGATCGGTCTGGCTGATCCTCATATGTCGCGGTACATCCGTGCATGGGGCCGGTGCGCGACTGCGATCATAGGGACGGAGACGGCGCAGCGAAAGACCCCGCTGACCTCGCCGTTTGCGTGACACGCCGTCAACTCTCAAAGGCTTGCGGCCTGCTGTGCGATCTGCCCGCAGGACAAGGTAGCGCCAAGGGGAGAACACCGGCACTCTTCCACCGAAAGGATCCCCGACTCCCCGGCGCTCCCCCTTCACGGGCGGTTCACGCGGCTGTCCGAGAGGCGCGTGGCGCGATCCCGCCTTTCGCGGAACCGCCCCGGCCGGTATTCATTCGGTGTTCGGACCGGAGGAACCCCGGTCCCGTACCGTCCGGCCCGGTCCGACGGCGTCACGACGAAGGGACACGCATGGCATTCCGGCCACTCACGAGGGCGCGCACCTCGCTCGCGGCGACCTTCGGCGGGCTCCCGTCCGGCTTCTGGTGGCTCTGGACCGCCCAACTCGTCAACCGCGCCTGCGGGTTCGTGATGCCCCTGCTCGCCTTCTACATCACCGACGAGCTGGACCGCAGCGCGGCCTTCGCCGGCACCGTCGTCGCCGGCATCGGCGTCGGCTCCCTCCTCGCGGGACCGTTCGGCGGCGCCCTCGGCGACCGGTTCGGCCACAAGCCCACCCTCGTCGGCGCCCTCGGCGCCACCGCCGTGAGCATGATCGGCCTCGCCTACGCCCGCTCCCCATGGGCCCTGCTCGTCGGCGCCTTCGTCGTCGGCGTGGTCAACAACGCCACCCGGCCCGCCCACAACGCGCTCATCGCCGACGTCATCCCGGGCAAGGACCAGGTCCGCGCCTACTCGCTCAACTTCTGGGCCATCAACGTCGGTTACTCCATCGCGATGCTCTCCGTCGGGCTGGTCTCCCTGGTCGGCTACACCGCGCTGTTCTGGCTCAACGGCGCCACCACCCTCATCGGCGCCGTCCTGATCGCCACCCGCGTCCCCGGCCGCCCGCGGGCCGCCGCGCCCACCGGGGAAGAGGAGGCGGAGGGGTTCGGCGCCGTCCTGCGCGACCGGAGCTTCGTCGCCTTCGTCGCCGCCCAGTTCCTCGTCCTCACCATCCTGCTCCAGTCCGAGAGCGGACTGCCCATCGCAATGGGCCAGGACGGGTTCTCGCCGAGCACCTTCGGACAGGTCGCCGCGCTCAACGGCATCGTGATCGTCGCCGTCCAACTGCCGCTCACCCGGCTCTACAAGCGCTTCCCCGAGTCCTGGGTGCTCGCCGGCTCCTCCGCGCTGATCGGCGTCGGCTACTCCGTCCTCCTCCTCGGCCACACCGCCTGGATCTACGGCGCCTCCATCATCGTGTGGACCCTCGGCGAGATCGGCAACACCCCCACCAGCTTCGCGCTCGTGGCCCGGATCTCCCCGGACCACCTGCGCGGCCGCTACCAGGGCCTCTACCAGGTCGCCTGGACCGGCTCCGCCGTCGTCGCCCCGCTCGTCGGCGGCTGGGTCATCCACACCTGGGGCGCCGCCCCCCTCTGGCTCGGCTGCCTCGTCGTCGCCCTCGCCGCCGCGGCCGCCCAGCTCGGCATCGGCACCCGTCTCACCCGCCGCGTCGCCGCCAGGGAACGCGAGGAGCGGCCGGAACCCGCCACGACGTCCCCCGCCCCCGAAGCGGGCTGAACCCGGAGGGAACTCCTCCGCCCGCCCGGCCGTCCTTCCCTCCAGAAGCGGCGCGCGACCCGAGCGAGGTGCCATGCGGACGAACGACCCGACCACCCTGGAGACGACCCTGCCCGACGGCCGGAGGATGACGCTCTCCCTGCCCGCCACCGGAGCCGGCTGGGCCGCCGACGGCGTGGCAGCGCTCCGCCCGGTCCGCCCCACCCACACCGGCCGCGGCGAGGAACCGCCCGCCCTCCCCGAGCGCCCCGCGCTCCCGCTGGAGGTGGCCCTCCTGGGCTTCGGCATCTGACGCGACCGGCCGGGGGCGGTCAGCGGGCGCGGGGCGCGGTCAGAACGCGACGTCGGCGGCGTCGACGATCCGGCCGCCCATGTTCCGCTCGATCATCCGCAGCGCCGCCCGCGCCAGGTCCTCGTGGATGTGGGCGACCGCGTCCCGGGGCACCGTCACGTCCAGGTGCCGGATGTGCGCGTCCAGCGCCGAGTAGAGCACGCACTGCTCGGTGACCTGACCGGTCAGCACCAGATCCGTCACGTCCAGCGAGCGGAGCAGGTACTCCAGCGGCGTCTCGTAGAACACCGAGTGCCGCGCCTTCACCACGAACAGCGCCTCCTCGTCCGGCCGCACCGGCTCGACCAGCTCCGGATGACGGCCCCCGAGCGCCAGGTCCAGGATCTCCCCGTGGTGCGAGCGCCAGTCGCCGAAGTTGTCGTTGGCGTACACCACCGGCGTCCCCGCCGCCCGCGCCCGCCGCAGCAGGTCCACGATCGCGGGCAGCGCCGCCGCCACCGACGGCACCAGCCGCTCCGCGTCCTCGTGCGCGTACGTGTTCAGCATGTCGATCACGACGAGCGCCGAGCGAGCCATGCGAGCCACCCTCCTCCTCCGCCTACCGGTACCTCCGGCATACCGGCCCGGCCGCCGGCGCGCACCCGGAGCGGGTGCCGTCCCCGGCCCGGCGTGGTGTCCTGGGAGGGAGGGGGCGGACCGTCGCCTCACGAGGAGGAGGGATCATGCCGATCCTCGTCCACGCCGTCCTCGACGGAGTCACCACGGACCAGTACGACGCGCTCAACGCCAAACTCCAGACGATCCCCGGCATCTTCGACGGCTGCCTCTCCCACACGTGCGTGGGAACCGACAGCGGCCTGGAGATCTTCGACGTCTGGGCGAGCGAAGCGCAGATGAAGGCGTTCGGCGACAAGGTCATGCCCGTCGCGGCCGACCTCGGCTGGGCGGACCAGCCCCCGCCCCGGGTTGCCGAGGCCCACAACTTCTGGGCGCCGGGCGCCGCCTGACCGGACACGGAACGGTCACGTCCGGGGGGCGGCCGACGGCCCCGCCGACAGCGGCGGCCAGGATGGCGGCATGCGTCGACACCTGCCCCGCGCCGCCGCCGGCGCCGCCCTCC
The Streptomyces roseofulvus genome window above contains:
- a CDS encoding amino acid adenylation domain-containing protein gives rise to the protein MTKTPEPKAPPAPLPPWSIDPADQAGPAPALGDLVGAAAANWPDRAALHDGRLGLTFAELEERATTLAAWLAGQGVGPDDRVAILAEKSALMPVLAIAAWKCGAVYVPLDGTAPEPRLRGLLERLDARIVLALDDRAPVADGVRWAGRAELDAVLAGPAREWPTVPHRPDSTAYIIFTSGSTGEPKGVEITVASLVAYFGNHNEVLRFTPASRVFSLSPFHFDVSIEDTLLPLSLGAYVHQFGGMHAGAVMRALITRERITHLIAVSTLLTMITEGGRHVTRENFPCLEMVMTGAEVCDPGVINVWKEGLPEVRVINVYGPTETTIVCVAHEIVRVDPDRVGSYPIGRPLRGVEARIVDDGSPVHEPGRVGELWIGGEQVMRGYLGRPEETARRVVEVDGVRYYRTGDLCAYDENGDIVFRGRNDDEVKLAGRRIHLGEIRQTVLSCPGVERAAVALVPRLGHDVIALVVMAPDRAAVATAEKRLAELLPAYMMPSVIAWSPELSVSSTGKTDEKLLMGRLAEAVREESATRFAFTPAGDVRPVDGGGHA
- a CDS encoding GNAT family N-acetyltransferase, translating into MRHDIEVRRIEPDQLEALLALCVEHAEYEKADFADDGQVERWRTAFFGERPAVYGWLALDGGKPCGFMTVTVEFSTWSAARFAHMDCLYLQEAYRGLGLGRVFLERLREFARAEGCGWAEWQTPRDNEPGIGFYARMGARSKEKVRFTYDVGMRDGS
- a CDS encoding MFS transporter — translated: MAFRPLTRARTSLAATFGGLPSGFWWLWTAQLVNRACGFVMPLLAFYITDELDRSAAFAGTVVAGIGVGSLLAGPFGGALGDRFGHKPTLVGALGATAVSMIGLAYARSPWALLVGAFVVGVVNNATRPAHNALIADVIPGKDQVRAYSLNFWAINVGYSIAMLSVGLVSLVGYTALFWLNGATTLIGAVLIATRVPGRPRAAAPTGEEEAEGFGAVLRDRSFVAFVAAQFLVLTILLQSESGLPIAMGQDGFSPSTFGQVAALNGIVIVAVQLPLTRLYKRFPESWVLAGSSALIGVGYSVLLLGHTAWIYGASIIVWTLGEIGNTPTSFALVARISPDHLRGRYQGLYQVAWTGSAVVAPLVGGWVIHTWGAAPLWLGCLVVALAAAAAQLGIGTRLTRRVAAREREERPEPATTSPAPEAG
- a CDS encoding isochorismatase family cysteine hydrolase; this encodes MARSALVVIDMLNTYAHEDAERLVPSVAAALPAIVDLLRRARAAGTPVVYANDNFGDWRSHHGEILDLALGGRHPELVEPVRPDEEALFVVKARHSVFYETPLEYLLRSLDVTDLVLTGQVTEQCVLYSALDAHIRHLDVTVPRDAVAHIHEDLARAALRMIERNMGGRIVDAADVAF